One Brevibacillus choshinensis genomic window carries:
- a CDS encoding metal-dependent hydrolase: protein MMDTGSHLLLGVTLAGLAQATGLVGNDPGLSQALMMATVAGSHAPDFDTVVRLRGITSYIRFHRGITHSIPALFLWPLIISLPLAWGFDVLGHFGLLYFWTWIAVVFHVFLDMFNAYGVQCLRPLNRRWIHLDVLAIFEPFLFVLHAAAAVWWLGFGGEAALLFPAAYGITLLYISGRAWQHARLVKRVAAVLKMRGVYHVIPSFHPFHWRFVVETDERFYTGKLEYTHVILQEMYPKQQRDDIIQATVGVDGVRAFLGFAQRIHVTWKECQDGYEVVWSDVRFWYNCKLPFGVDVRLDRDLKVVHHRLGWRKKAWDPPFV, encoded by the coding sequence ATGATGGACACAGGCAGCCATCTCTTGTTGGGCGTTACATTGGCTGGTTTGGCACAGGCAACAGGACTTGTCGGGAATGATCCAGGATTGAGCCAAGCTCTCATGATGGCCACGGTCGCAGGATCGCATGCTCCCGATTTTGATACGGTAGTGAGATTGCGCGGCATTACCTCCTATATTCGCTTTCATCGGGGGATTACTCATTCCATCCCCGCCTTATTCCTTTGGCCGCTAATCATCAGCCTCCCGCTGGCTTGGGGATTTGATGTCTTGGGGCACTTCGGGCTTCTTTATTTCTGGACGTGGATCGCGGTTGTCTTCCATGTCTTTCTCGATATGTTCAATGCGTACGGGGTCCAATGCCTACGTCCGCTGAATCGACGATGGATCCATCTGGATGTACTTGCGATCTTTGAACCGTTTCTGTTTGTGCTGCATGCAGCAGCGGCCGTATGGTGGCTGGGATTTGGGGGAGAGGCGGCGCTTCTCTTTCCAGCTGCTTATGGCATCACCCTGCTGTACATCAGCGGGCGCGCGTGGCAGCATGCTCGCTTGGTCAAGCGAGTCGCAGCGGTGCTCAAGATGAGGGGCGTATATCATGTGATCCCGAGCTTTCATCCGTTTCACTGGCGGTTTGTCGTGGAGACAGACGAGCGGTTTTACACCGGCAAGCTTGAGTACACCCACGTGATTTTGCAGGAGATGTACCCCAAGCAGCAGCGGGATGACATCATCCAGGCGACGGTCGGCGTGGACGGCGTTCGGGCGTTTCTCGGTTTTGCCCAGCGCATCCACGTCACTTGGAAGGAGTGCCAAGACGGCTATGAAGTCGTTTGGAGCGACGTACGCTTCTGGTACAACTGCAAGCTGCCTTTTGGCGTAGACGTACGGCTCGACAGGGATCTCAAGGTCGTTCATCATCGCTTGGGCTGGCGAAAAAAAGCGTGGGACCCCCCGTTTGTATAG
- the hmpA gene encoding NO-inducible flavohemoprotein gives MLNQKTIQVIKSTVPVLEVHGVAITKRFYERLFAQHPELLNIFNHANQKQGRQQTALANAVYAAAMYIDNLAAILPAVQQIAHKHRSLGIKPEHYPIVGENLLAAIKEVLGDAATEEILGAWAEAYGVIADAFIGVEAEMYEQSREQAGGWADFRGFVVEKKVRESDVITSFYLVPQDRQALASFKPGQYVSVKLDIPGERFTHIRQYSLSDAPGKPYYRISVKREDANQEKPAGKISVYLHEQVKEGDVLQLSAPAGDFTLDQGERPVVLISGGVGLTPMVSMLKTMAENSARQVTFIHAAQNGSLHALRGEVEAIANEHPNISAYWCYSQPTAQDRESGAFHKEGFIDREWLASIVPVKGSSYYFCGPVPFMSAVKRALTEWGIPEEDQHFEFFGPAGSL, from the coding sequence ATGCTTAACCAAAAGACGATTCAAGTCATCAAATCAACGGTCCCTGTGCTTGAAGTGCACGGGGTTGCCATAACAAAACGATTTTATGAAAGATTGTTTGCGCAGCATCCTGAGCTGTTGAATATTTTTAATCACGCGAATCAAAAACAGGGAAGACAGCAGACTGCCTTGGCAAACGCGGTTTACGCTGCAGCCATGTATATCGATAATTTGGCAGCGATCTTGCCGGCAGTCCAGCAGATCGCCCATAAGCACCGCAGTCTCGGCATCAAGCCTGAGCATTATCCGATCGTCGGGGAAAACTTGCTGGCGGCGATCAAAGAAGTGCTGGGAGATGCGGCGACAGAGGAAATCCTCGGGGCGTGGGCTGAGGCGTACGGCGTGATTGCCGACGCGTTTATCGGGGTAGAAGCCGAAATGTATGAACAATCCCGTGAGCAGGCAGGGGGCTGGGCAGATTTTCGTGGATTCGTGGTAGAGAAAAAGGTACGGGAGAGCGATGTCATTACGTCCTTTTATCTGGTTCCGCAGGATCGTCAAGCGCTCGCTTCCTTTAAACCGGGACAATACGTGAGTGTGAAGCTGGATATCCCAGGAGAGCGATTTACGCATATTCGCCAGTACAGTCTGTCAGATGCACCAGGCAAACCGTACTACCGCATCTCCGTAAAACGGGAAGACGCGAATCAAGAGAAGCCGGCGGGCAAAATATCGGTCTATTTACACGAGCAGGTAAAAGAAGGAGATGTCCTGCAGCTGTCGGCCCCAGCTGGAGATTTCACGCTGGATCAAGGGGAGCGTCCGGTTGTGCTTATCAGCGGCGGGGTGGGCCTCACACCGATGGTCAGCATGCTCAAAACTATGGCGGAAAACTCCGCTCGTCAGGTGACATTTATCCATGCGGCACAAAATGGAAGCTTGCATGCTTTGCGCGGAGAGGTCGAAGCTATCGCAAACGAGCATCCAAACATTTCCGCTTACTGGTGCTACTCGCAGCCGACCGCGCAGGATCGGGAGTCTGGAGCGTTTCACAAGGAAGGATTCATCGACCGTGAGTGGCTTGCGAGCATCGTGCCGGTAAAAGGATCCAGCTACTATTTCTGCGGCCCCGTACCATTCATGAGCGCCGTCAAGCGAGCGCTCACAGAGTGGGGCATTCCGGAAGAAGATCAGCACTTCGAGTTCTTCGGACCGGCAGGCAGTCTGTAA
- a CDS encoding M3 family oligoendopeptidase produces the protein MEKTLPQSWDLEVLFPGGSESEQFRSFLSELESDIAALQAKVGQADLGLQEKKTFVEVVDSVQAISVRTRQAGAFISCLTAQNMKDEAAKMLGGRVKTISASFGSALTRWEEQLLKIDKDKWDDLLASDELAPIAFPLNERRRRAQEKLSPEQEVLANDLAVDGYHAWQDLYNAVVGRMTIEVELEGERKQLSVGQASNLMSHPDRAVRKQVFEKWLEAWGNETELCAQALNHLGGFRLALYRHRGWDSVLREPLDIGRMQEQTLDAMWQAINNRKDRLVAYLERKAKLLGIEKLSWYDVSAPVGSSHKKVSYDEAAALIVHNFDRFNPKMAEFAQQAFDEAWIEAEDRPGKRPGGFCTSFPVSKQSRVFMTYAGNASNVSTLAHELGHAYHQQVMWDLPPLAQNYAMNVAETASTFAEMILADAAVKNAANDEERLVLLEDKLQSVVAFFMNIQARFLFEKNFYEQRKNGLVSAADLDRLMTEAQQEAYDGALEEYEPHFWASKLHFYITSYPFYNFPYTFGYLFSLSVYARALAEGESFAAKYDALLQDTGRLMVEDLAKTHLGEDMTKVEFWQAAVDLAVADIDEFLRLTEEA, from the coding sequence ATGGAAAAAACATTGCCGCAGAGTTGGGACCTGGAAGTGCTGTTTCCGGGCGGTAGCGAATCCGAACAATTTCGTTCGTTCCTCAGCGAACTGGAGAGCGATATCGCTGCGTTACAGGCAAAAGTAGGGCAAGCCGACCTTGGACTGCAGGAGAAAAAGACATTCGTGGAGGTTGTCGACAGCGTACAGGCTATCTCCGTGCGCACGAGACAAGCCGGGGCTTTTATTTCCTGCCTCACCGCTCAAAACATGAAGGACGAAGCAGCCAAAATGCTGGGGGGACGGGTGAAAACGATCTCCGCTTCATTTGGTTCGGCATTGACCCGCTGGGAAGAGCAGCTGCTCAAAATCGATAAGGACAAGTGGGACGACTTGCTTGCAAGCGACGAGCTGGCTCCGATCGCCTTTCCCCTGAACGAACGCCGTCGCCGTGCACAGGAAAAGCTGTCGCCTGAACAGGAAGTGCTCGCGAACGATTTGGCTGTCGACGGATACCATGCGTGGCAGGATCTGTACAATGCGGTAGTCGGACGCATGACCATTGAGGTGGAGCTGGAAGGGGAGAGAAAGCAGCTGTCTGTCGGTCAAGCTTCCAATCTGATGAGCCACCCGGATCGGGCTGTCCGCAAGCAAGTGTTTGAAAAATGGCTGGAAGCATGGGGGAACGAGACGGAGCTGTGCGCGCAGGCCCTCAACCATTTGGGCGGTTTCCGTCTGGCGCTGTATCGTCACCGCGGCTGGGACTCGGTGCTGCGCGAGCCGCTCGATATCGGGCGCATGCAGGAGCAGACGCTCGATGCCATGTGGCAGGCGATCAACAATCGCAAGGATCGTCTGGTTGCCTACCTGGAGCGCAAAGCCAAGCTGCTCGGCATCGAAAAGCTGAGCTGGTACGATGTTTCCGCGCCGGTGGGAAGCTCTCACAAAAAGGTTTCCTATGATGAGGCGGCTGCGCTGATCGTACACAACTTCGATCGCTTCAATCCAAAGATGGCTGAATTCGCGCAGCAGGCATTCGATGAAGCGTGGATCGAAGCAGAGGATCGCCCTGGAAAACGCCCAGGCGGATTCTGCACGAGCTTCCCGGTGAGCAAGCAATCCCGCGTGTTCATGACCTATGCGGGTAATGCGAGCAACGTATCGACCCTCGCGCACGAGCTGGGCCATGCGTATCACCAGCAGGTCATGTGGGATCTCCCGCCGCTCGCCCAAAACTACGCGATGAACGTAGCGGAGACGGCTTCGACGTTTGCGGAGATGATCTTGGCCGACGCCGCCGTGAAAAACGCCGCGAATGACGAAGAGCGACTGGTGCTGCTCGAAGACAAGCTGCAATCGGTCGTCGCGTTCTTCATGAACATCCAGGCTCGCTTCCTGTTCGAGAAAAACTTCTATGAACAGCGCAAAAACGGTCTGGTGAGCGCTGCCGATCTCGACCGGCTGATGACCGAAGCGCAGCAAGAGGCCTATGACGGTGCGTTGGAGGAATACGAGCCGCATTTCTGGGCTTCCAAGCTGCATTTCTATATCACGAGCTATCCGTTCTACAACTTCCCGTACACCTTTGGCTATTTGTTCAGCCTGAGCGTGTATGCACGCGCCCTCGCAGAAGGAGAGAGCTTCGCCGCAAAATACGATGCACTCCTGCAGGACACGGGTCGCCTGATGGTAGAAGACCTGGCGAAAACGCATCTCGGCGAGGACATGACCAAGGTGGAATTCTGGCAAGCTGCTGTAGATTTGGCTGTTGCCGATATCGATGAATTCCTGCGATTGACTGAGGAAGCGTAA
- a CDS encoding GNAT family N-acetyltransferase: MVHAAKKVEQRQVSLAVKLADCEAERQQVWKLRYGAFIEEAGLADEAMDQRQMLDQDRFDDWCDHLIVKEEESGRVVGTYRLLPGKKAEANGGFYSETMFDLSHSLLPRTRVLELGRSCVDPDYRNGRVIQLLWEGIADYVNAHGYDYLVGCASLRETNIERLSRIHAPLQRFSFLTDRYLVYPHPVSRLAGLRPIQTEESLKELYRLLPPLMKGYLWLGAQFAEEPAYDPILRSIDYFVVLEQKQITEKYRRRFMER; the protein is encoded by the coding sequence ATGGTGCACGCAGCGAAGAAGGTTGAGCAACGTCAAGTATCTCTTGCAGTGAAACTGGCTGATTGCGAGGCGGAACGCCAGCAAGTATGGAAGCTTCGTTACGGTGCCTTTATCGAAGAGGCCGGTCTGGCCGACGAAGCCATGGACCAAAGGCAGATGCTGGATCAGGATCGATTTGATGACTGGTGCGATCATTTGATAGTCAAAGAAGAAGAATCCGGACGCGTCGTGGGCACGTACCGCCTCTTGCCAGGAAAGAAAGCAGAGGCCAACGGAGGCTTTTACTCGGAAACCATGTTCGATCTCAGCCATTCCCTTCTGCCGCGCACGCGGGTGCTCGAGCTCGGGCGAAGCTGCGTAGATCCCGATTACCGCAATGGCAGGGTCATTCAGCTGCTGTGGGAAGGGATCGCGGACTATGTCAATGCGCACGGCTATGACTATCTCGTCGGCTGCGCCAGTTTGCGCGAGACCAATATCGAGCGTCTCAGTCGAATTCATGCCCCGCTTCAACGCTTTTCCTTTCTGACGGATCGCTACCTCGTTTATCCTCATCCGGTTTCTCGTCTGGCCGGGCTGCGCCCCATCCAAACCGAAGAGTCCCTCAAGGAGTTGTACCGTCTCCTGCCCCCATTGATGAAAGGCTATCTCTGGCTAGGGGCCCAGTTCGCAGAGGAGCCTGCCTACGATCCCATCCTCAGGAGCATCGATTACTTTGTCGTCTTGGAGCAAAAACAAATAACGGAAAAATACCGCCGTCGGTTTATGGAGCGCTGA
- a CDS encoding Crp/Fnr family transcriptional regulator, with the protein MILHKGEVLFRQGESGPLYHIKSGMLKINRLHADGTITLVNIIVPDEIIPHHSLISPNQYYGTAVALVTCEIEVLDPAAWYRDLEDDHKKCREIALLLQSKLRMMQQRIDQLSEVSPAERLRKLQHWFQTFVSVSSLSDVLTQDEIGQLIGLRRETVNRLLRAQANRARE; encoded by the coding sequence ATGATCTTGCATAAAGGAGAAGTGCTCTTTCGCCAAGGCGAATCTGGCCCTCTCTACCATATCAAAAGCGGAATGCTGAAAATCAATCGGCTGCACGCGGACGGAACCATCACCTTGGTCAACATCATCGTGCCAGACGAAATCATCCCTCACCACTCCCTGATCAGCCCGAACCAATATTACGGAACAGCCGTTGCTCTGGTCACCTGCGAGATCGAGGTTCTCGATCCTGCTGCCTGGTATCGGGATCTGGAGGACGATCACAAAAAGTGCCGCGAGATTGCCCTGCTGCTGCAATCCAAGCTGCGCATGATGCAGCAGCGAATCGACCAACTGTCTGAAGTCTCGCCAGCAGAGAGACTGCGCAAGCTCCAGCACTGGTTTCAGACATTCGTCTCCGTCTCTTCGCTGTCCGACGTGCTGACCCAGGACGAGATTGGCCAGTTGATCGGACTGCGCCGCGAAACAGTCAACCGGCTGCTGCGTGCACAAGCAAATCGAGCTCGCGAATAG
- a CDS encoding molybdopterin molybdotransferase MoeA, whose translation MRFSRQMITVEEALHRLMGRLRVQEKEEVHITEAYGRTMAEDVYATDDLPHFDRSPLDGYAVRAIDTALATPELPVRLKVVETIAAGDVPAVALTEGCASRIMTGAMLPAGADAVIMFEQTEQPAALVAEVGIKRALRQGENVSRRGGEIAQGAVIVRAGEKVNAGTLAILATYGYARVPVVRKPRIGLLSTGVELLDIDQPLQPGKIRNSNTLMLSALIAEAGGIPLLFPNMPDDLGVAKGALAEHLKKVDVLVTSGGVSVGDYDVMAALTDEPDAELLFNRIAMRPGSPTTALVLHGKPIIALSGNPGACFLGFELFVRPAVQKLSGVQDVWSRKVKARLAVTYAKPCPYPRYLRGWLTEKDGFLYAQPDFNEKAGNLGTLKNSECFIVIPAGGSGKREGELVEVLTHTTPSWKREGLS comes from the coding sequence ATGCGCTTTTCACGACAGATGATAACGGTGGAAGAAGCCTTGCACAGATTGATGGGACGCCTGAGAGTGCAGGAAAAGGAAGAGGTGCACATCACAGAGGCATATGGCCGAACGATGGCAGAGGATGTTTATGCCACTGACGATTTGCCGCACTTTGACCGCTCGCCGTTGGACGGATATGCCGTGAGAGCCATCGATACCGCTCTGGCCACACCGGAGTTGCCAGTCCGTTTGAAAGTGGTGGAGACGATCGCAGCGGGAGATGTCCCCGCCGTCGCGCTGACAGAGGGATGTGCGAGCCGGATCATGACGGGAGCGATGCTGCCAGCAGGCGCTGACGCCGTCATCATGTTTGAGCAGACCGAGCAGCCTGCTGCCCTTGTAGCGGAAGTCGGCATCAAGAGGGCGCTTCGGCAAGGGGAGAACGTATCCCGTCGGGGGGGAGAAATCGCGCAGGGAGCGGTCATCGTGCGCGCCGGCGAAAAGGTGAATGCGGGTACACTCGCTATTCTGGCGACCTATGGCTACGCTCGTGTTCCGGTCGTCCGCAAGCCGCGGATCGGGCTGCTCTCGACAGGCGTCGAGCTGCTGGATATTGATCAACCGCTGCAGCCGGGGAAAATCCGCAACAGCAATACCTTGATGCTGTCCGCTTTGATTGCCGAAGCGGGCGGCATTCCTCTTTTGTTTCCCAATATGCCGGATGATCTGGGAGTGGCAAAGGGAGCGCTGGCCGAGCATTTGAAAAAGGTGGATGTGCTCGTCACAAGCGGGGGGGTGTCTGTCGGAGACTACGATGTGATGGCTGCACTCACGGATGAGCCGGACGCCGAGCTGTTGTTCAACCGCATCGCGATGCGCCCAGGCAGTCCGACCACGGCTCTGGTGCTCCATGGAAAACCGATCATCGCCTTGTCAGGGAACCCGGGGGCGTGCTTTCTGGGGTTTGAATTGTTTGTACGCCCGGCTGTGCAAAAGCTGTCAGGTGTACAGGATGTTTGGTCGCGCAAGGTCAAGGCCCGACTTGCCGTCACGTATGCCAAGCCTTGTCCGTACCCGAGATATTTGCGCGGGTGGCTCACAGAGAAGGATGGCTTCCTGTACGCTCAGCCTGATTTCAATGAGAAGGCAGGAAATCTCGGGACCTTGAAAAACAGCGAGTGCTTTATCGTGATTCCTGCTGGAGGCAGCGGCAAGCGGGAAGGCGAGCTAGTCGAAGTGCTGACACATACCACGCCTAGCTGGAAGCGGGAGGGATTGTCGTGA
- the mobB gene encoding molybdopterin-guanine dinucleotide biosynthesis protein B, whose product MVVKNPYVLQVVGYSDSGKTTLLAKLIARFEQSGVRVGVIKHDGGHDFEWDQPGKDTRRYREAGASLLAISSQTKTVIHQQRPIPLPELVERLTQAGAELVLVEGFKREGYPKLVLIRKAEDQELLKTVTDIRGIVTWERLATDLWPQLSIHDDEAVFEFVKSQLETKD is encoded by the coding sequence ATTGTCGTGAAAAATCCGTATGTCCTGCAAGTGGTTGGCTATTCCGATAGCGGCAAGACGACGCTCCTCGCCAAGCTGATCGCCCGCTTTGAGCAGTCAGGTGTTCGGGTAGGGGTGATCAAGCACGACGGCGGCCACGATTTTGAATGGGACCAGCCGGGGAAAGATACGAGGCGCTATCGGGAGGCAGGAGCATCCCTGTTGGCCATCTCCTCACAGACCAAGACCGTCATTCACCAGCAAAGACCGATACCGCTCCCCGAGCTGGTGGAGCGGCTGACACAAGCAGGGGCAGAGCTGGTTTTGGTCGAAGGCTTCAAGCGGGAAGGCTATCCCAAGCTCGTCCTGATTCGCAAAGCTGAAGATCAGGAGCTGCTGAAGACCGTGACGGACATCCGAGGCATTGTCACCTGGGAGAGGCTCGCGACGGATTTATGGCCCCAGCTTTCGATTCACGATGATGAGGCTGTTTTCGAGTTTGTGAAAAGCCAGCTTGAAACGAAAGACTAG
- a CDS encoding MBL fold metallo-hydrolase, with product MLITIITWIGILIVLMFLLLFGYFAYRYWQHMGQLPKPPYRQLEHKPTPAEWSDDEVTITWVGHSTLLLNVFGTRILTDPVLGEKLGIRVAGVHFGPARFTPPALTFEEIGEVDLILLSHAHMDHVDLPTLRKLAKRSIHVITAFNTSRLIRNLPFGSFEEIRLHQRIETVSGVKITAIPVRHWGNRFPWNRDYGYNGYVIEKNGVRILYPGDTAYMSMENLKEEFGPIDLVFMPIGAYKPDSYQRAHCTPEQAWEMFKQTGGKWLVPIHWDTFVLSQEPVEEPMQRLLAAAGAEKNRIVIEKQGETYRLPL from the coding sequence ATGCTGATCACAATCATCACCTGGATAGGTATCCTCATTGTCCTCATGTTTTTGCTCCTCTTTGGTTACTTCGCCTATCGGTACTGGCAGCACATGGGCCAGCTGCCCAAGCCGCCTTACCGTCAGCTGGAGCACAAGCCGACCCCTGCAGAGTGGTCCGATGATGAGGTGACAATAACCTGGGTAGGTCACTCCACTTTGCTTCTGAATGTTTTTGGAACCAGAATTCTCACCGATCCTGTGCTGGGCGAAAAGCTCGGAATTCGGGTGGCGGGCGTTCATTTTGGGCCCGCACGCTTCACACCCCCGGCTCTGACCTTCGAGGAGATCGGAGAGGTAGACCTGATTCTGTTGTCGCATGCCCATATGGATCACGTGGATTTGCCGACTCTTCGCAAGCTTGCGAAACGCTCGATCCATGTGATTACGGCTTTCAACACGAGCAGGCTGATACGCAACCTGCCGTTCGGATCGTTTGAGGAAATCCGGCTGCATCAGAGAATCGAGACTGTCAGCGGCGTGAAAATTACGGCGATTCCCGTGCGGCACTGGGGCAATCGCTTTCCGTGGAATCGCGATTACGGCTACAACGGCTACGTCATCGAGAAAAACGGCGTGCGGATCCTCTATCCGGGAGACACTGCCTACATGTCGATGGAGAATCTGAAGGAGGAGTTTGGCCCGATCGACCTGGTCTTCATGCCGATCGGAGCTTACAAGCCTGATTCGTACCAGAGAGCGCACTGCACACCGGAGCAGGCGTGGGAGATGTTCAAGCAAACCGGAGGCAAGTGGCTTGTGCCGATTCATTGGGATACGTTTGTACTGTCCCAGGAGCCTGTCGAGGAGCCGATGCAACGCTTGCTGGCTGCTGCAGGTGCCGAAAAGAATCGGATCGTCATCGAAAAGCAAGGCGAGACATATCGCTTGCCGCTGTAG
- a CDS encoding lysophospholipid acyltransferase family protein: protein MYRWIGWVTSPKRARLLGRILTGIPKPFLLALFSLAAHLLARFGGQVSQRIKDNMTAVLGKNAPVEHLRRQYFYQVCLTLYELLFVSMRLPSQGEKRFCLTGEKHLQSALGAGRGAILYAPHMGNFFFAYWLLSQRYPCLAVVTARSEELRPLYLMMQELGCTGLDYDETPPLLLLKKLRKHLSQNGVVFLLGDFSRPGFPAGSLFGRKTPLPHGAASLALHGKATVIPFYCRRLKGFTHLCVFQPPLLLHEQFRTDQVAEAMEQLYPFLEDFVRAVPEQWLYWFNVDERWTTEEHSSEEVS from the coding sequence ATGTACCGCTGGATTGGCTGGGTGACATCTCCCAAGCGGGCTCGCTTGCTCGGGAGAATTCTCACCGGAATCCCAAAGCCCTTTTTGCTGGCGCTCTTTTCGCTGGCTGCCCATTTATTGGCCCGATTTGGCGGCCAGGTCAGTCAGCGTATCAAGGACAATATGACTGCTGTCTTGGGGAAAAATGCGCCGGTTGAACACTTGCGCAGACAATATTTTTATCAGGTGTGCCTGACTCTCTACGAGCTGCTGTTTGTCAGCATGCGCTTGCCCAGTCAGGGAGAAAAGCGCTTTTGCTTAACAGGAGAGAAGCACTTGCAGTCAGCCCTCGGAGCGGGCAGGGGAGCGATCTTGTATGCGCCTCATATGGGAAACTTCTTTTTCGCCTATTGGCTGCTCAGCCAGCGCTATCCTTGCCTGGCAGTCGTAACCGCACGGAGTGAAGAGCTGCGGCCGCTGTACCTCATGATGCAGGAGCTGGGCTGTACAGGACTGGACTATGACGAGACGCCGCCCTTGCTTTTGCTGAAGAAACTGCGAAAGCACCTGTCACAAAACGGCGTGGTCTTTTTGCTCGGAGACTTTTCGCGGCCGGGATTTCCGGCGGGCAGCCTGTTTGGAAGGAAGACGCCTCTTCCGCACGGCGCAGCGTCGCTGGCTTTGCATGGAAAGGCTACCGTCATCCCGTTTTACTGCCGGCGCCTGAAGGGCTTCACTCATCTATGTGTGTTCCAGCCGCCACTCCTGCTGCATGAGCAGTTTCGAACCGACCAGGTGGCGGAAGCGATGGAGCAGCTCTATCCGTTTTTGGAGGATTTCGTGAGAGCAGTACCAGAACAATGGTTGTATTGGTTTAATGTGGACGAAAGATGGACGACTGAGGAGCACAGTTCGGAGGAGGTATCATGA
- a CDS encoding Crp/Fnr family transcriptional regulator: MAKSLFAIFPSFRDISDEEWESAKPQIREFQAKATLFRRDDAASYCMFLLSGTVLISSLDAGGREAVSNRLRPGDVCAMMVLCGLSEREYPGTITAETEGEALFVEKRSFLRWIHEYPSIRQVVFGNILDGLIQLGSQLSDKLSQPLDSRLAGALLKRTSEQLPSVRTTHQQLAVELGSAREVVSRILGRMKQRGWIATERGIITVLQRKALAELVGD; the protein is encoded by the coding sequence ATGGCCAAAAGCTTGTTTGCTATTTTCCCCAGTTTCCGGGATATCTCGGATGAAGAGTGGGAGTCCGCCAAGCCGCAAATTCGAGAGTTTCAGGCAAAGGCAACGTTGTTTCGCCGGGATGATGCGGCTTCCTACTGCATGTTCCTCCTGTCAGGAACCGTATTGATCTCGAGTTTGGATGCAGGTGGGCGAGAAGCGGTGTCGAACCGGCTGCGCCCTGGTGATGTTTGCGCGATGATGGTGCTCTGCGGCTTGAGTGAACGTGAATATCCTGGAACGATCACCGCTGAGACCGAAGGAGAGGCCCTGTTCGTTGAAAAACGGTCGTTCTTGCGCTGGATCCATGAGTATCCGTCTATCCGGCAAGTGGTGTTCGGCAATATCTTGGATGGGTTGATTCAGCTGGGCAGTCAGCTCTCCGATAAACTGTCGCAGCCATTGGATAGTCGGCTTGCCGGTGCCCTTTTGAAGCGGACATCGGAGCAGCTGCCATCTGTCCGCACCACGCATCAGCAGCTGGCCGTCGAGCTTGGCTCCGCGAGAGAAGTTGTCAGCCGCATATTGGGGCGAATGAAACAAAGGGGCTGGATCGCGACAGAGCGGGGGATCATCACCGTTCTGCAGCGAAAAGCGCTGGCAGAACTCGTTGGTGACTAG
- a CDS encoding peroxiredoxin family protein — protein sequence MKSRLVSGAAAPDFTYVGSDGNDQRLSDLRGRKVLLAFFRNAACALCNLRVRQFILRYHRWQQQGLEVLAVFESPDLALSQHVGKQEAPFPVFADPHAEIYDRYGVEVSEDKFQATIEDADTPSYIAEAAAAGFVLQHQEGANMHRVPAEFLIDESGTIQIAHYGRLMTDHLSLEVIDRFARGTENDQL from the coding sequence ATGAAAAGTCGGTTAGTTTCAGGGGCAGCAGCCCCGGATTTTACGTATGTTGGCAGCGACGGGAATGATCAGCGCTTGTCCGATCTTCGCGGTCGCAAGGTGCTGCTCGCGTTTTTCCGCAATGCCGCCTGCGCACTGTGCAATTTGCGCGTGAGGCAATTCATCCTGCGCTATCATCGATGGCAGCAGCAAGGGCTCGAGGTGCTTGCGGTGTTCGAGTCACCGGATTTGGCGCTCTCGCAGCATGTAGGCAAACAGGAAGCTCCCTTCCCGGTATTCGCTGATCCACACGCAGAGATTTACGACCGGTATGGTGTCGAAGTGTCCGAGGATAAATTCCAAGCAACCATCGAGGATGCCGATACGCCGTCTTACATAGCAGAGGCAGCTGCCGCAGGCTTTGTCTTGCAGCACCAAGAGGGAGCCAATATGCACCGGGTTCCGGCCGAATTTCTAATCGATGAGTCCGGTACGATTCAGATCGCGCACTACGGGCGTCTGATGACGGATCATTTGTCACTTGAGGTCATCGATCGTTTTGCGAGGGGGACAGAAAATGACCAGCTGTAG